Part of the Cloacibacterium caeni genome is shown below.
TGGCATAGAATTTTCGAGAGAAAACGATTGGACTATTGTTCCGCATTGTTCTTATGCTCGTTCTGTAATGCTAAGAATGAAAGATATAGAAGATGTATTTCCTCAATAAAAAAAGCCGCAAAATTTGCGGCTTTTTATTTTTATAGAGAATTCATCAGTTCATCTGTAATTTCCATATTGTGGTAAACGTTTTGCACATCATCATCATCTTCGAAACGCTCTAGCATTTTCATATTAGCTTTGAACTGTTCTTCGTTTACTTCTTTGGTATTATTTGCAATTCTTTGTAGCTCTGCACTTTTAGCTTCTATGCCTAGCTCATCTAATTTATGAGACATAGAACCAAAATCTTCAAATGCTGTGGTAATCATCACTTCTTCTTCATCGCTATCAATATCTTCTGCGCCTCCGTCAATCATTTCCATCTCGAAATCTTCCCAATCCATTTTGATTAAAGACTTATCTATGGTGAAAATTCCTTTTCTATCAAAGATAAAAGCCAACTCTCCGTTTTTACCTAAATTACCATCAAACTTATTGAAAATCGCTCTTACGTTTGCAACAGTTCTGGTAGAGTTATTGGTTGTACACTCTACAAAGAAAGCTACACCACCTTGTCCATAACCTTCATAAGTAACTTCATCATAATGTTCTGCATCTGCACCAGAAGCTTTCTTAATCGCTCTTTCTACATTGTCTTTAGGCATGTTAGCCCCTTTTGCATTTTGGATACATCTTCTAAGAGCAGGGTTAGAATCTGGATCTGGACCGCCAGCTTTTACTGCAATAGCGATATCTTTCCCAATTTTAGAAAACGTTTTGGCCATTTTATCCCAACGAGCCATTTTTGAAGCTTTTCTATATTCGAATGCGCGTCCCATAATTTGATATTTTACGTTTGCAAAAATAAGAAAATTAGCACAAAAAAACACCCTTAAAATAAGGGTGTTTAAATTTATCTTAAAATAATTGATTATTTTTTAGATTTTTTTGGAGCTGGAACATCTGATTTTTGGATTGCATTCCAGTCAGCAGCAGAAATAGCTTCTACAACTACTCTTCTGTCTGATAATCTTTCAGCATCTGATGCAGTTTCAGCTACAGTAGCTTTAGCTTCACCAACACCTCTTGATTTAAGTTGTTCAGGAGCTACACCTCTAGCTTCTAAAGCAGCAACAACAGAAGCAGCTCTTTGTCTAGAAAGTTTTAAGTTGTAAGCATCAGAACCTTTTTTATCTGTTCTACCTTCAACTAAGAATTTACCAGCTGGGAAATCTTTAATGTAAGCAGCAGCTTGATCTAATTTTTCTTTAGATTCTGGTCTAATTGTAGCTTTGTTAAAATCAAATAAGATATCGTTTAATGCTTTAGTTACATCATCAGCTACGTTTACATCAGTTCTTGGACAACCGTTATATTGAGCTAAACCAGCAACTGTAGGACAAGCATCATCTTTGTCAAGGATACCGTCACCATCTGTATCTGGCCAAGGACAACCATTGTTTGCAGCAGGACCTGCTACTGATGGACAAGCATCATCTTTGTCTAGAACACCGTCACCATCTGTATCTGGCCAAGGACAACCGTTATTTTCTACTGGACCAGCAACTTCAGGACAGTTATCATCTTTATCAGCAACACCGTCACCGTCTGTATCAGGACAACCTTGGAATTGAGCTAAACCTGGTACATCTGGACAAGCATCTTCGCTATCTTTGATACCATCTTTATCTCTATCTGTATTACCGAATCTGAACATTAATGAAGCAGAAGCTTGCCAGAAATTAGCAACATTTGAATTATCTCCAGGTGTAGCTACGTAATCACCTTGTAAGTTTAACCCAAAATTTTTAGTTAACCAGAAGTTAGAACCTAACCCAGCAGCAGCTGTAAAATGATTAGCTTTACCTACTAAATCATCACTATTGTAACTTCCTTGAATAGCGTCATTTGCATTGTCATATCTTGGAAAGGTAAGACCTGAGTAATCATGTCTTAAGTAGTTAGCCCCAACTCTTGCATATGGATCAAACCAAGACTCTTCATTCCAAAGGCCAGCAAATTTAAATTGTAAACCAAGACCTGTTTGCAAGAAGAACTCTTTACCCATTGCAAATCTTTTGTTGTCTACATTTCCTACTGAAGTTTGCCAATCAAGTACAAAATACTTGTTAAGGTTTCTTGCAACAGTAAGTTTTGATAATGGAGGCGTAATAGTATAGTTGTTAAGCGTGAAAACTTGATCGAAGTTGTCAAATACTTTGTCAACACCACCGTTAGCAACTCCCATGTGATTCACTCCGTGTGCACCAACTCCAATAACCCAAGGATTAGAAGTAGTTTGAGCGAAAGCAGTAGAGGCAAGTGTAAGTGCCAATGCTGAAATTCCTAATTTTAGATTTTTCATAGAATTAAATGATTAAATAATTGATAATGCAAAATAAACACAAAATATCGTTAAAAACAAAGTTTTTTTAGGTTTTCTTTAATATTCTGTCTAAATTTCTTTTATTTTCTCTGTTTTTTATTGTTTCTCTTTTATCAAAAAGCTTTTTACCTCTACCTAAAGCAATCAACATTTTTGCTTTCCCTCGGTCATTTATGTAGAGTTTTAGGGGCACTATAGTCATCCCTACATCTTTCAACTTCCTTTGAAATTTTTGCAATTCTTTTTTGTGTAATAAGAGTTTACGCTCTCTTTTGATTTTATGATTATAAAAAGTACCCAATTTATACTCATCAATACTCATATTCACAACGAATAGCTCATTTTCTATAAACTGACAAAAACTCTCTGTAATAGAAGCTTTAGACGAACGAAGCGCTTTAATTTCGGTTCCCGTAAGAACAATTCCTGCTTCTATCTGCTCTAAAATTTCATACTCGAATTTTGCTCGTTTATTTAAAATATTTATGGTTTTTTCTATCTTCATTGTATACTGCAAATGTCTAATTATTGCTAAAATATAAATTTACATAATTTATATTAAAGTTTATAAAATTTTACCATTTTTATTGAATTCTGAAATCTTCATTAAAATGACAAGTGACTTGAAAAACCTTGAAACAAGCACCAAAGCACGTGCCAAATTCAGTTTTTCCGCTCATTTTAATTTAATTAAAGAACCAACTTACTGATAATCATTTATTAAAATTTATTAATTTTTTATGAATCAAATAATTTTAAAGGTCAATTTACTTACCCTAGAAATCTATTTTCCTTCATAATAATTCATTCTTTATCCGAAACTTAGCCTCGAAATACCAAATTCTTTTCTTACTTTTGCGCCAAATTTACGAAACAATATGTTAACAGTATCTAATTTATCACTACAATTCGGGAAGAGAGTTTTATTTGACGAGGTAAACATCATGTTTACCAAAGGAAATTGCTACGGAATCATCGGAGCAAATGGCGCAGGAAAATCTACTTTTCTGAAAATTTTAACAGGAAAACAAGAACCAACCACAGGAAATGTATCACTAGAACCAGGAAAAAGAATGTCTGTTCTAGAACAAGATCACTTTGCTTACGATAATTTTACCGTTTTAGAAACTGTATTAAGAGGAAATAAAAAACTCTTCGAAATCAAAGAAGAAATGGATGCGCTTTATGCTAAAGAGGATTTCTCTGATGCAGACGGAATAAAAGCTGGAGAACTCGGCGTAATCTATGACGAAATGGGAGGCTGGAACGCAGAATCAGATGCGCAAACCATGCTTTCTAACGTGGGAATCAAAGACGAAATGCACTGGCAAATGATGGGAGAACTAGAAAACAAAGACAAAGTAAAAGTTCTCTTGGCTCAAGCGCTTTTTGGAAATCCAGATGTTTTGATTTTGGACGAACCTACCAATGACTTAGACATTGATACCATCGCTTGGTTAGAAGATTTCTTAGCAGATTATGAAAATACGGTAATTGTAGTTTCTCACGACCGTCACTTCTTAGATACCGTTTGTACGCACATTGGTGACTTAGATTATTCTAAATTAAACCTTTATACAGGTAACTACTCTTTCTGGTATCAAGCCTCTCAGTTAGCTACAAGACAACGTCAACAAGCAAATAAAAAAGCTGAGGAAAAGAAAAAAGAATTACAAGATTTCATCGCTCGATTTAGTTCTAACGTTGCTAAAGCAAAACAAGCAACTGCAAGAAAGAAAATGATTGAAAAACTGAATATTGACGATATAAAACCTACTTCTAGACGTTATCCTGCAATTATTTTCGAAATGGAAAGAGAAGCAGGTGACCAAATTCTTGAAGTAAAAGATTTAGAAAAAACCAAAGACGGCGAATTGCTTTTCTCTAACGTAGATATTAAGCTAAAGAAAGGTGACAAAGTAGCTATCATTTCTAAAAACTCTTTGGCAATTTCAGAATTTTTCGAAATTATTTCTGGAAATGCAACTGCAGATAAAGGAGAATACAATTGGGGAGTTACTACAAACCAATCTTACATGCCTCTTGACAATACTGATTTCTTCCAAGATAAGAGCTTAAATTTAGTAGACTGGTTAAGACAATTCACTAAAAATGACGAAGAAAGACACGAAGAATTCATGCGTGGTTTCCTTGGCAGAATGCTTTTCTCAGGAGACGAAGCATTGAAATCTTGTACTGTACTTTCTGGAGGTGAAAAAATGAGATGTATGTTCTCTAGAATGATGCTCCAAAAAGCAAACGTTTTACTTTTAGACGAACCAACCAACCACTTAGACTTAGAAAGTATCACTACACTGAACAACTCACTGTCTAATTTCAAAGGAAACATTTTATTGGCTTCTCATGACCACGAAATGCTTCAAACGGTTTGTAACAGAATCATAGAACTTACGCCAAAAGGTGTTATCGATAGAGATATGACTTACGATGAATATCTAGAAGACAAAAAAATCAAAGAATTACAACAACAAATGTATTCTTAAGCTGAAAAGCTAATGTAAAAAATAAACCGCTCAAAAATTTTGGGCGGTTTTTATTTTTATAAAAAACTTTGATTTAATTCTTCTTAAAAGTGAAAGTTCCTTGAAAAGTCGTATTGTTGAAATTCTGCGTCCAATTTCCTGAGTAAGTTTTAGCATTTACATCTGTAATTTTCCCTTTGAACAAAAATCCATTTTTGGTATTGCAAGAAAATTCTCCATCAGCAAAAATATAGCCTAAAAATTCTTCAGAATAATTTTTAGAAGTAGATATTTTGGAGCCTACAATGTTTCCTTCAGAAGTAATCTTAAAAGTGAGCGTTCCATTTTCTGCACCTTGATAATCTCCACTCCAATTTCCTTGAAAAGGTGAATTAATTTGCTCTGGAAGCTCTCTACAAGACATAAAAAATGTAAAAAAGCCGAGAAGAACAACTGAAATAAATTTCATGATTTTTAGTTTTAAACAAAGTTAGAATTTCTTCAAGTATATAATAGTCAATAGACATAATTTATAACTATTCTAATTTAAATGAATTTAAATTTCTAACTTTGCATTTATGAGCCAAAAATGGATATACAAACCAGCACCTGATGAAGAAATTGTAGACAGCATCAGTTCATCGATTGGTTTCGGGACTTTAGAATCAAAAATTTTGGTTCTAAGAGGCATTGATGATTACCAAAAAGCCAGAGAATTCTTCAAACCAAAGTTAGAAGACATTCACAGTCCGTTTTTGATGAAAGATATGCAATTGGCAGTAGACAGAATTGCGTCTGCAATAGAAAACGGCGAAAAAATTCTGGTTTACGGTGATTATGATGTAGACGGAACTACTGCAGTTTCGCTCATGTATCTTTATCTTTCTAAAATTGTAGAAAAAAAATATTTAGATTTCTATATTCCAGATCGTTATTCTGAAGGTTATGGAATTTCTGATGAGGGAATTAATTTTGCTAAAGAAAACGGATTCTCGCTTATCATTGCATTAGATTGCGGAATTAAAGCATTAGACAAAATAGAATATGCCAGTTCTCTAGGTATTGATTTTATTATTTGCGACCACCATTTACCAGGCGAAGAATTACCAAAAGCTTTTGCCGTTTTAGACCCAAAAAGAACCGATTGTAGATATCCTTACAAAGAACTTTCGGGTTGTGGAGTGGGCTTTAAATTATGTCAAGGTCTTAATACCATTTATAAAATTCCAGAAAACGAACTCTATGAACTTACCGATTTACTCGCTATTTCTATTGCCGCAGATATTGTAGCAATGACTGGCGAAAATAGAGTTTTGGCAAAACTGGGATTAAAAACCTTAAGAAAAACCAGAAAATTAGGAATAAGACTCCTGATTCCTGAAGAAAAAATTGCTACGTTTGATATTTCTAACATCGTTTTCGAAATTGCTCCGAAAATCAATGCTGCAGGAAGAATTTCTCATGGAAAAGCTGCGGTAGAACTGATGATTTCAGACAATTTGAAACACGCACATCAAATTGTAGACGACATCTTAAACCTCAACGATTCCAGACGAGAATTAGACGCTAATACTACTCAATCTGCCTTTAACCAAGTCATCGAAACCCAGCAAGAAAATAATTTCACCACTGTAGTTTATCACAATGAGTGGAACAAAGGCGTTATCGGTATTGTAGCTTCTAGACTGACGGAAGTGTACTATAAACCGACTTTAGTTTTCACCGATGGAAACAATGGCGAAATGGTAGCTTCTGCGAGAAGCGTTTCAGATTTTGATGTGCACGAAGCCTTAGAAGCTTGTAGCGAATATTTCCTAAAATTCGGGGGACATCAAGCTGCGGCTGGACTTTCGATGGAGAAAGATAAGTTTGAAGCTTTCAAAGAAAAATTTGAAAAAGTAGTTGCAGAAAAAATTCAGGAACACCAAAAATTCCCTTCCATTACGATAGATTCTGTCATTGAAATAGAAGATTTAAACCGTGATTTCTTTAATTTTCATAGAAAATTATCACCTTTTGGCCCACACAATATGAAGCCTGTTTTAGAACTGAGAAACCAAAAAGTTTCTGGTTACGTAAAACAAATGGGTAAAGATGGAAATCACCTAAAATTCTACATTCATCAACCAGTTTCTGGTAGAAATATAGAATGTATTGGCTTTAAATTAGGGCAATATATGGATGATTTCAAAACTAAAAATTTCGACATTGCTTTTACCGTAGAAGAAAATCACTGGAAAGGAAATGTAACCTATTATTTGAATATTCGTGATGTGAAGTTTCATTAGAGATAAGATACGTGTTACGTGGTAAAACTCGGAACTCGAATCTCGGAACTCGAACCCAAAATTTATGAAAAAAATCGGACTATTTTTCGGCTCATTCAATCCCATTCACATTGGGCATTTGATTTTGGCGAACTATATTTTAGAAAATTCTGATATGGATGAACTTTGGTTTGTGGTTTCTCCGCAAAATCCATTTAAAGATAAAAAATCATTGCTTACAGACCACAATCGTCTTGATATGGTGCAACTTGCAGTGAAAAACTATCCTAAAATGCGCGCTTCAAACGTAGAGTTTTCTTTACCAAAACCGAGTTACACGATTGATACGCTTACTTATCTCAAAGAAAAATATCCCAATTATTCTTTTGCACTCATTATGGGCGAAGATAATCTAGACTCGCTTCCTAAATGGAAAAACGCAGAAAAACTGATGTCTGATTATCAAATCATTGTCTATCCCAGAACTTTTGAAGGCGGCACTTCGACTTCGCTCAGTGTTTCAAAAATCAAAAATCAAGAAAACATAAACATTATTAATGCACCAATTATAGAACTTTCTGCCACAGAAATTAGAAATATGATTAAAGAAGGCAAAAATGTAAGACCGATACTTCCACCAGAAGTTTTCGAATATTTAGATGGAAGTAGTTTTTATAAGTAAAATTCATTATTAAATCTTTATTTTTGTACTTCAAATCAAGTAACACTCTATATAATGGAATTCATCGAAAATTTCTTTTTATCCAAATATTCTCAAGAAAAACTCATCAAATGGTTTAGACAAATTTGTATTGCCGAAGCAATTTCTTGGCTTTTGCTTTTCTCGGCTATGATTTGGATTCGTGAGGACAAGGAGGGAATTTTGCCCATTATTTACATTAGTGTGATGGGAAGTATTCATGGTTTATTTTTCACTTTGTACCTGATTCTAGCCTTTCCTTGTAGAAAAATTTATCAATGGGATGACGAAGATTCTGTATTCGCACTTCTGGCTGCGTTTTTTCCGTTGGCAACGATTTGGATTGACAAAAAACTGGCAAAATTTGAGAGAGAATAAAGATTTGACCTTCAAAATATTATAAAAAGTGGAAAGAAATTTTCACTTTTTTTTTGTTTTTTGATGTAATACTCTTTCCATTTCGATTGTCTTATTTCTGAAAGCAATTCATTAGCTAGAATTTTTATCACTGAAAATCAACAAGTTAAATCAAGTAATAAATTTTATTTACTACTTTGTATTGCATAATACTAAATTAATTATATATCTTTGCAATGTAAATTATTAAACAAAACATACTTCAACTAAATAGAAGAAATTTTTTTAGAAAAACTTTAACCATTTAAAAACGAATAACTAAAACTAATATGGTTATCACAAAAAAGAAAGTGGGTATGTAAATAAAACAGTAATCAGCTATAGTATTCCGTTTTCATCTGGCGCATTAATGTCTACCACTGAAGATTTATTACAATGGCAAAATGCTTTAACACAAAATAAATTATTGAAAAAAGAGAGCCTAGAAAAAGCTTTTAGAAAATACAAACTTAATAATGGAGAAGAAATCTCTTATGGTTATGGATGGCACATAAAAGATATAGCGGGAATGCTTTCTAGAGAACACGGAGGTCATCTTTTTGGCTATAAATCAATGGCTGTTTATATTCCTTCGAAAGATATTTATGCAGTTACCCTTAGTAATTGTGACTGTAACTCTCCCACCGAAATCACAA
Proteins encoded:
- a CDS encoding serine hydrolase, which produces MPFSSGALMSTTEDLLQWQNALTQNKLLKKESLEKAFRKYKLNNGEEISYGYGWHIKDIAGMLSREHGGHLFGYKSMAVYIPSKDIYAVTLSNCDCNSPTEITRKIAEIALKNFENQ
- a CDS encoding ABC-F family ATP-binding cassette domain-containing protein, with product MLTVSNLSLQFGKRVLFDEVNIMFTKGNCYGIIGANGAGKSTFLKILTGKQEPTTGNVSLEPGKRMSVLEQDHFAYDNFTVLETVLRGNKKLFEIKEEMDALYAKEDFSDADGIKAGELGVIYDEMGGWNAESDAQTMLSNVGIKDEMHWQMMGELENKDKVKVLLAQALFGNPDVLILDEPTNDLDIDTIAWLEDFLADYENTVIVVSHDRHFLDTVCTHIGDLDYSKLNLYTGNYSFWYQASQLATRQRQQANKKAEEKKKELQDFIARFSSNVAKAKQATARKKMIEKLNIDDIKPTSRRYPAIIFEMEREAGDQILEVKDLEKTKDGELLFSNVDIKLKKGDKVAIISKNSLAISEFFEIISGNATADKGEYNWGVTTNQSYMPLDNTDFFQDKSLNLVDWLRQFTKNDEERHEEFMRGFLGRMLFSGDEALKSCTVLSGGEKMRCMFSRMMLQKANVLLLDEPTNHLDLESITTLNNSLSNFKGNILLASHDHEMLQTVCNRIIELTPKGVIDRDMTYDEYLEDKKIKELQQQMYS
- a CDS encoding OmpA family protein, whose translation is MKNLKLGISALALTLASTAFAQTTSNPWVIGVGAHGVNHMGVANGGVDKVFDNFDQVFTLNNYTITPPLSKLTVARNLNKYFVLDWQTSVGNVDNKRFAMGKEFFLQTGLGLQFKFAGLWNEESWFDPYARVGANYLRHDYSGLTFPRYDNANDAIQGSYNSDDLVGKANHFTAAAGLGSNFWLTKNFGLNLQGDYVATPGDNSNVANFWQASASLMFRFGNTDRDKDGIKDSEDACPDVPGLAQFQGCPDTDGDGVADKDDNCPEVAGPVENNGCPWPDTDGDGVLDKDDACPSVAGPAANNGCPWPDTDGDGILDKDDACPTVAGLAQYNGCPRTDVNVADDVTKALNDILFDFNKATIRPESKEKLDQAAAYIKDFPAGKFLVEGRTDKKGSDAYNLKLSRQRAASVVAALEARGVAPEQLKSRGVGEAKATVAETASDAERLSDRRVVVEAISAADWNAIQKSDVPAPKKSKK
- a CDS encoding DUF3817 domain-containing protein; amino-acid sequence: MEFIENFFLSKYSQEKLIKWFRQICIAEAISWLLLFSAMIWIREDKEGILPIIYISVMGSIHGLFFTLYLILAFPCRKIYQWDDEDSVFALLAAFFPLATIWIDKKLAKFERE
- the recJ gene encoding single-stranded-DNA-specific exonuclease RecJ — protein: MSQKWIYKPAPDEEIVDSISSSIGFGTLESKILVLRGIDDYQKAREFFKPKLEDIHSPFLMKDMQLAVDRIASAIENGEKILVYGDYDVDGTTAVSLMYLYLSKIVEKKYLDFYIPDRYSEGYGISDEGINFAKENGFSLIIALDCGIKALDKIEYASSLGIDFIICDHHLPGEELPKAFAVLDPKRTDCRYPYKELSGCGVGFKLCQGLNTIYKIPENELYELTDLLAISIAADIVAMTGENRVLAKLGLKTLRKTRKLGIRLLIPEEKIATFDISNIVFEIAPKINAAGRISHGKAAVELMISDNLKHAHQIVDDILNLNDSRRELDANTTQSAFNQVIETQQENNFTTVVYHNEWNKGVIGIVASRLTEVYYKPTLVFTDGNNGEMVASARSVSDFDVHEALEACSEYFLKFGGHQAAAGLSMEKDKFEAFKEKFEKVVAEKIQEHQKFPSITIDSVIEIEDLNRDFFNFHRKLSPFGPHNMKPVLELRNQKVSGYVKQMGKDGNHLKFYIHQPVSGRNIECIGFKLGQYMDDFKTKNFDIAFTVEENHWKGNVTYYLNIRDVKFH
- the nadD gene encoding nicotinate (nicotinamide) nucleotide adenylyltransferase, giving the protein MKKIGLFFGSFNPIHIGHLILANYILENSDMDELWFVVSPQNPFKDKKSLLTDHNRLDMVQLAVKNYPKMRASNVEFSLPKPSYTIDTLTYLKEKYPNYSFALIMGEDNLDSLPKWKNAEKLMSDYQIIVYPRTFEGGTSTSLSVSKIKNQENINIINAPIIELSATEIRNMIKEGKNVRPILPPEVFEYLDGSSFYK
- a CDS encoding YebC/PmpR family DNA-binding transcriptional regulator gives rise to the protein MGRAFEYRKASKMARWDKMAKTFSKIGKDIAIAVKAGGPDPDSNPALRRCIQNAKGANMPKDNVERAIKKASGADAEHYDEVTYEGYGQGGVAFFVECTTNNSTRTVANVRAIFNKFDGNLGKNGELAFIFDRKGIFTIDKSLIKMDWEDFEMEMIDGGAEDIDSDEEEVMITTAFEDFGSMSHKLDELGIEAKSAELQRIANNTKEVNEEQFKANMKMLERFEDDDDVQNVYHNMEITDELMNSL
- the smpB gene encoding SsrA-binding protein SmpB, encoding MKIEKTINILNKRAKFEYEILEQIEAGIVLTGTEIKALRSSKASITESFCQFIENELFVVNMSIDEYKLGTFYNHKIKRERKLLLHKKELQKFQRKLKDVGMTIVPLKLYINDRGKAKMLIALGRGKKLFDKRETIKNRENKRNLDRILKKT